The Porites lutea chromosome 11, jaPorLute2.1, whole genome shotgun sequence genome includes a region encoding these proteins:
- the LOC140952252 gene encoding lysosome membrane protein 2-like → MARDKSRACIFGWKKIIALYALGILFAFAGIVMYPLMDKYIQKKVNESLVLKPDSVGFKQWKDPSVPIYLQFFMFDVVNPMEVKKGAKPFLAQIGPFSYKELRPKKNITWDSNKASVRYNEEMAFVFDPETSCESCDPNTAEITTVNIPLVTLAEAARNLPFTVLVLISTVFDNFKEKLFMKRRVHDLLWGYNDSLFLEYNKIRNEIPTEFRHFLPEISPLIALQKNNTFEGVTGVHTGEKDITKLVQWMDWKGLTNLKVWNSTYANMINGTDGSQFAPETSKDDKLYVFVTQLCRSLYLTYSGKNKVRGIDAIQFSVPPKVFLNVSLNPDNQGFCTTKCFPSGILDISVCQPPSPIKIPLFISSPHFYLGDPSLVQAVEGLSPNKEEHGTFLNIEPHTGISVKSSKRLQINTKVEAVEGISQTSGINTMFFPIMFINETATLDSASAKKLKSEVLEKFTIVHGIELGLVILGALLIVVASIMLTARIVRNRNSKKVRRMLQVNAEPSETSPLLSGSE, encoded by the coding sequence ATGGCGAGGGACAAAAGCCGCGCTTGTATCTTTGGATGGAAGAAAATCATTGCTTTGTATGCTCTGGGAATCCTCTTTGCTTTTGCTGGCATCGTTATGTACCCGCTAATGGACAAATATATTCAAAAGAAGGTCAATGAAAGTTTGGTTCTCAAACCTGACTCCGTTGGGTTCAAACAATGGAAGGACCCCTCCGTACCTATCTACCTGCAGTTTTTTATGTTCGATGTAGTGAATCCTATGGAAGTCAAGAAGGGTGCTAAACCATTTTTAGCTCAAATAGGGCCTTTTTCTTATAAAGAACTCAGGCCGAAGAAAAACATCACTTGGGATTCTAACAAGGCTTCAGTTAGGTACAACGAGGAGATGGCATTTGTGTTCGACCCTGAAACTTCTTGTGAATCCTGCGATCCTAACACTGCAGAGATAACAACGGTGAATATACCTTTGGTCACGTTGGCCGAAGCAGCCAGAAATTTGCCATTTACTGTGCTAGTTTTAATTTCTACAGTCTTTGACAATTTTAAGGAAAAGCTATTTATGAAGAGACGGGTACATGATTTACTATGGGGCTATAATGACTCATTGTTTTTGGAATACAACAAAATACGAAATGAGATACCCACGGAGTTTCGCCATTTTTTGCCTGAAATAAGCCCTCTTATTGCCCTTCAGAAGAATAACACTTTTGAGGGTGTCACTGGAGTACACACTGGAGAAAAAGATATCACCAAGCTTGTGCAATGGATGGATTGGAAAGGACTGACAAACCTCAAAGTTTGGAATTCAACTTATGCAAATATGATCAATGGTACTGATGGTTCTCAATTTGCACCAGAAACAAGTAAAGATGACAAACTTTATGTCTTTGTTACGCAGCTGTGCCGTTCACTGTACTTAACTTACAGTGGTAAGAACAAAGTTCGAGGAATAGATGCTATTCAGTTCAGCGTTCCACCTAAGGTATTTCTGAATGTTTCCCTTAATCCTGATAACCAAGGATTTTGCACTACAAAGTGCTTTCCCTCTGGAATATTAGACATAAGTGTATGCCAGCCACCGTCTCCGATAAAGATACCTCTCTTTATCTCATCTCCACATTTCTACTTGGGTGACCCTTCCCTCGTCCAAGCAGTGGAAGGTCTTTCTCCTAACAAAGAAGAGCATGGGACGTTTCTTAATATAGAGCCACATACTGGGATATCAGTGAAAAGCAGCAAGCGATTGCAGATCAACACAAAGGTAGAAGCAGTTGAAGGGATTTCGCAGACCAGTGGAATTAACACAATGTTTTTTCCTATTATGTTCATTAATGAAACAGCAACACTCGACAGTGCCTCAGCAAAGAAGCTTAAAAGTGAAGTATTAGAGAAATTCACCATTGTTCATGGAATTGAACTTGGACTTGTTATTCTTGGAGCTCTGCTCATTGTGGTTGCCTCCATCATGTTAACTGCTCGCATTGTGCGAAACAGAAATAGTAAGAAGGTGAGGCGCATGTTGCAAGTTAATGCTGAGCCAAGCGAAACAAGTCCCCTTTTGTCAGGGAGTGAGTGA
- the LOC140953124 gene encoding uncharacterized protein produces the protein MMQSCAKIPLANTLGLLLLLLISFCSANDNNSSKPRDKITRQQTSSYGSCGHGGCFCAPGIPGIPGSPGPAGPVGVAGSPGNQGPEGPMGPRGNKGDEGTRGRQGPPGPSGTKGEAGPPGPKGTQGPSGSAGSPGNKGDTGARGSQGPAGPKGAPGSFGRNWKQCVFKKLNDGRDSGLIKECIFKKLSDNTALRVFWTGALRIYNCDGCCSRWYFTFNGTECSAPAAIDGGVYMVYGTGSRLKNLHRVRHIEGVCEKIHKGTVRVGFWVGKCSAGNSADAETGWPGVSRIYVEEIPPPQT, from the exons ATGATGCAATCCTGTGCGAAGATACCGCTGGCTAATACGTTAGGGCTACTGCTGTTACTATTAATCAGCTTTTGTTCTGCAAAtgacaacaacagcagcaaacCACGTGATAAG ATTACACGTCAGCAGACATCATCTTATGGTTCCTGTGGTCATGGTGGGTGTTTCTGTGCACCAGGAATTCCAGGCATCCCTGGAAGCCCTGGACCCGCGGGACCAGTAGGTGTTGCGGGATCACCCGGTAATCAAGGACCTGAAGGACCCATGGGCCCACGAGGAAACAAGGGTGATGAAGGAACCCGTGGAAGACAGGGACCTCCAGGTCCTAGCGGTACCAAAGGTGAAGCAGGTCCACCTGGCCCCAAGGGAACTCAAGGACCCTCAGGTTCAGCTGGTTCCCCTGGAAACAAGGGTGATACAGGTGCTCGTGGAAGTCAAGGTCCCGCCGGTCCCAAGGGTGCTCCAGGATCGTTTGGCCGTAATTGGAAACAATGCGTTTTTAAGAAACTGAACGATGGCAGGGACTCTGGATTGATCAAG GAATGTATTTTCAAGAAGCTGTCAGACAACACAGCGCTGCGTGTCTTCTGGACAGGCGCTCTTCGAATCTATAACTGTGACGGCTGCTGCAGTCGATGGTATTTCACCTTTAACGGTACAGAGTGTTCAGCCCCAGCAGCCATTGATGGTGGGGTGTACATGGTATACGGAACCGGCAGCAGACTAAAGAATTTGCACCGCGTACGTCACATTGAAGGAGTCTGTGAGAAAATCCACAAAGGCACAGTGCGTGTTGGATTCTGGGTCGGCAAATGTTCTGCTGGTAATTCTGCTGATGCTGAGACAGGCTGGCCCGGAGTGTCCCGTATCTACGTGGAGGAAATACCTCCCCCACAGACTTAA